A window of the Haloarcula litorea genome harbors these coding sequences:
- a CDS encoding peptide-methionine (S)-S-oxide reductase produces the protein MATADRPTALRRDAAAPPPDATETATFGLGCFWGPDARFGAMPGVVRTRVGYAGGTDPDPTYYALGDHTEVVQVEYDPDELDYAALLDVALANHDPFSEPFKRQYRGVVLVHDERQREAAASAIETLESETGKAVRTPIEPLSSFTLAEDYQQKYELRSTPVVGDELADLYGDRLVDSTVAARLNGLVAGHGDEERRRRILADLDLSPAAVDEVRRRC, from the coding sequence ATGGCTACGGCCGACAGACCGACCGCACTCCGGCGGGACGCCGCGGCACCGCCGCCCGACGCGACCGAGACGGCGACGTTCGGCCTCGGCTGTTTCTGGGGGCCGGACGCCCGCTTCGGCGCGATGCCGGGCGTCGTCCGCACGCGCGTCGGCTACGCGGGCGGGACCGACCCCGACCCCACCTACTACGCGCTGGGCGACCACACGGAGGTCGTCCAGGTCGAGTACGACCCCGACGAACTGGACTACGCGGCCCTGTTGGACGTTGCACTCGCGAACCACGACCCCTTCTCGGAGCCGTTCAAGCGCCAGTACCGGGGCGTCGTCTTGGTCCACGACGAGCGACAGCGCGAGGCCGCGGCGTCGGCGATCGAGACCCTCGAATCGGAGACCGGGAAGGCGGTCCGGACACCCATCGAGCCCCTGTCGTCGTTCACGCTCGCCGAGGACTACCAACAGAAGTACGAGCTCCGGTCGACGCCGGTGGTCGGCGACGAGCTGGCCGACCTCTACGGCGACCGGCTGGTCGACTCGACGGTCGCGGCCCGGCTGAACGGCCTCGTGGCCGGCCACGGCGACGAGGAGCGGCGGCGGCGAATACTGGCCGACCTGGACCTCTCGCCGGCGGCCGTCGACGAGGTCCGGCGGCGCTGCTGA
- a CDS encoding DUF7511 domain-containing protein, with protein sequence MSRDPDWVAEETRSGPGAAGTDLSMTVVRHTDGPDRCTVSPPGLSGVARMSTWLSADRAAFVPVDEMR encoded by the coding sequence ATGAGTCGGGATCCGGACTGGGTGGCCGAGGAGACACGGAGCGGCCCCGGGGCCGCCGGCACCGACCTGTCGATGACCGTCGTCCGGCACACCGACGGGCCGGATCGCTGTACGGTGTCGCCGCCGGGGCTCTCCGGCGTCGCACGGATGTCGACGTGGCTCAGCGCCGACCGGGCCGCGTTCGTCCCCGTCGACGAGATGCGGTAA
- a CDS encoding response regulator — MSVEVLLVDEDTDVLEIVGTFLGQHDDLDVTAESDPERALELVRSEDFDAVVSDYKMPRLDGIELCAAIRDGGDEIPFLLFSAREPETVQPEADEAGVTGYVQKGTGTEQYDVLADRVRDAV; from the coding sequence ATGAGTGTCGAGGTACTACTGGTCGACGAAGACACCGATGTCCTCGAAATCGTCGGGACGTTCCTCGGGCAACACGACGACCTCGACGTGACGGCCGAGTCCGACCCCGAGCGGGCGCTCGAACTCGTCCGGAGCGAGGACTTCGACGCGGTCGTCAGCGACTACAAGATGCCGCGGCTCGACGGGATCGAGCTCTGTGCGGCCATCAGGGACGGGGGCGACGAGATTCCGTTTCTCCTGTTCAGCGCCCGCGAACCCGAGACGGTCCAGCCCGAGGCCGACGAGGCCGGCGTCACGGGGTACGTCCAGAAGGGGACCGGAACCGAGCAGTACGACGTGCTGGCCGACCGGGTCCGGGACGCCGTCTAG
- the gcvPB gene encoding aminomethyl-transferring glycine dehydrogenase subunit GcvPB: MKYNQARWTHDDQRYEPLLSEKANREVAVEDTPLPDDLTRDSLELPDPAEPELARHYTRLSQMNYGVDSGPFPLGSCTMKYNPKFTEAISRREDAAVHPDRPDSTLQGTLALCHRLQDYLGRIGGMDAVTLQPPAGAAGEFTGIRIAKAYHEHNGEGERSEVVIPDSAHGTNFATAAMAGYDVVELPSGDDGRVDLAALEAAVGDETAALMLTNPNTLGLFERDIEAIAEVVHDAGGLLYYDGANLNALLGRARPGDMGFDVMHYNVHKTFATPHGGGGPGAGPVGVTEDLAAFLPDPHVRANDGGFEEYTPDRSIGKVHGFYGNWPVLLKTFAYIARLGDEGLADASAKAVLNANYLAERIDYDVPFGPFHHEFVASAAPQDAADAAKRMLDYGVHPPTTKWPEIVDEALMTEPTEAEHKRSLDQLAAAFDAVAAEDDATLASAPERPAARRIDQVAAARDPTLSWHALED; this comes from the coding sequence ATGAAGTATAATCAGGCCCGCTGGACCCACGACGACCAGCGCTACGAACCGCTGCTCTCGGAGAAGGCCAACCGGGAGGTGGCGGTCGAGGACACGCCGCTGCCCGACGACCTGACCCGGGACTCGCTGGAGCTGCCCGACCCCGCCGAGCCGGAGCTGGCCCGCCACTACACGCGGCTCTCCCAGATGAACTACGGCGTCGACAGTGGCCCGTTCCCGCTGGGGTCCTGTACGATGAAGTACAACCCGAAGTTCACCGAGGCCATCTCCCGGCGCGAGGACGCGGCCGTCCACCCGGACCGGCCCGACTCGACGCTCCAGGGGACGCTGGCGCTCTGTCACCGGTTGCAGGACTACCTCGGACGCATCGGCGGGATGGACGCCGTGACGCTCCAGCCGCCGGCCGGCGCGGCCGGCGAGTTCACCGGCATCCGCATCGCGAAGGCCTACCACGAGCACAACGGCGAGGGCGAGCGCTCGGAGGTCGTCATCCCCGACTCCGCCCACGGCACGAACTTCGCGACGGCGGCGATGGCCGGCTACGACGTGGTCGAACTGCCCAGCGGCGACGACGGGCGGGTCGACCTCGCCGCGCTGGAGGCGGCCGTCGGCGACGAGACGGCGGCGCTGATGCTCACCAACCCCAACACGCTCGGCCTCTTCGAGCGCGACATCGAGGCCATCGCCGAGGTCGTCCACGACGCCGGCGGCCTGCTGTACTACGACGGCGCGAACCTCAACGCCTTGCTGGGACGCGCCCGGCCCGGCGATATGGGCTTCGACGTGATGCACTACAACGTCCACAAGACGTTCGCGACGCCCCACGGCGGCGGCGGCCCCGGCGCTGGCCCGGTCGGCGTCACCGAGGACCTGGCGGCGTTCCTGCCGGACCCCCACGTCCGGGCCAACGACGGCGGCTTCGAGGAGTACACCCCCGATCGCTCCATCGGCAAGGTCCACGGCTTCTACGGCAACTGGCCCGTCCTGCTCAAGACCTTCGCGTACATCGCCCGGCTGGGCGACGAGGGGCTGGCCGACGCCAGCGCGAAGGCGGTGCTGAACGCGAACTACCTGGCCGAGCGGATCGACTACGACGTGCCGTTCGGGCCGTTCCACCACGAGTTCGTCGCCAGCGCGGCCCCACAGGACGCCGCCGACGCGGCGAAGCGGATGCTCGACTACGGCGTCCACCCGCCGACGACGAAGTGGCCCGAGATCGTCGACGAGGCGCTGATGACCGAGCCCACCGAGGCCGAGCACAAGCGCTCGCTCGACCAGCTGGCGGCGGCGTTCGACGCCGTCGCCGCCGAGGACGACGCGACGCTCGCCAGCGCCCCCGAGCGGCCGGCCGCCCGCCGCATCGACCAGGTCGCGGCGGCGCGGGACCCGACGCTCTCCTGGCACGCGCTCGAGGACTGA
- the gcvPA gene encoding aminomethyl-transferring glycine dehydrogenase subunit GcvPA, whose translation MSGSPYAPHTPAETSEMLAAVGADSLEALFDVPDSVAFDGEFGIDARGERETRREAASLLGRNDDLTEFLGRGHYEHYVPAVVDDLASRSEFLTSYTQYQPEVAQGFLQALFEYQSLLVELTGLGVANCSMYDDATALGEAATLARRVRSVSGDRVLVPEQLRDGKRRVLANYADGPGLSVASYPTADGQVDVDALRETVDEDTAMVYAETPTVRGVVEESLSAVGEVATDNDALFCLGSDPVALALLERPADVGADVVVGDAASLGTGTAYGFGLGMFVTREDYLRQVPGRLVGAGEDADGRRAYTLTLQTREQHIRKERATSNICTNQAWVALRTAIHAAWLGPEGLVDLASDCVTRARDLAAELDDVVGVQAPVHDGHHFREFVARTDQPAPAVVEDLAARGYAVHAVDDHLIQVCATEVTADAEAAFVEAVAEVAG comes from the coding sequence GTGTCCGGAAGTCCCTACGCACCGCACACACCGGCGGAGACGAGCGAGATGCTGGCCGCCGTCGGCGCAGACAGTCTCGAGGCCCTGTTCGACGTGCCCGACTCGGTCGCCTTCGACGGCGAGTTCGGCATCGACGCCCGGGGGGAGCGCGAGACCCGCCGCGAGGCCGCCAGTCTGCTCGGGCGCAACGACGACCTGACGGAGTTTCTCGGTCGCGGCCACTACGAGCACTACGTCCCGGCGGTCGTCGACGATCTGGCGAGTCGCTCGGAGTTCCTGACCTCCTACACGCAGTACCAGCCCGAGGTCGCACAGGGGTTCCTGCAGGCGCTGTTCGAGTACCAGTCGCTGCTGGTCGAGCTGACGGGCCTGGGCGTGGCCAACTGCTCGATGTACGACGACGCGACGGCGCTGGGCGAGGCCGCGACGCTGGCCCGGCGGGTCCGGTCGGTGTCGGGCGACCGCGTGCTGGTCCCCGAGCAGCTGCGGGACGGGAAACGCCGCGTCCTGGCGAACTACGCCGACGGCCCCGGGCTCTCGGTGGCGTCGTACCCGACCGCCGACGGACAGGTCGACGTCGACGCGCTTCGGGAGACGGTCGACGAGGACACGGCGATGGTCTACGCCGAGACGCCCACGGTCAGAGGCGTCGTCGAGGAGTCGCTGTCGGCGGTCGGCGAGGTCGCGACCGACAACGACGCGCTGTTCTGTCTGGGGTCGGACCCGGTCGCGCTGGCGCTGCTGGAGCGGCCTGCGGACGTCGGTGCCGACGTGGTGGTCGGGGACGCCGCGTCGCTGGGGACCGGCACCGCCTACGGATTCGGTCTCGGGATGTTCGTCACGCGCGAGGACTACCTCCGGCAGGTCCCCGGCCGACTCGTCGGGGCCGGCGAGGACGCCGACGGCCGGCGGGCCTACACGCTGACGCTCCAGACCCGCGAACAGCACATCCGCAAGGAGCGGGCCACCTCGAACATCTGCACCAACCAGGCGTGGGTCGCGCTCCGGACGGCCATCCACGCCGCGTGGCTCGGCCCCGAGGGGCTGGTCGACCTCGCGAGCGACTGCGTCACGCGGGCGCGGGACCTCGCGGCCGAACTGGACGACGTGGTCGGCGTGCAGGCCCCGGTCCACGACGGTCACCACTTCCGGGAGTTCGTCGCCCGGACCGACCAGCCGGCTCCCGCCGTCGTCGAGGACCTCGCCGCGCGGGGCTACGCCGTCCACGCCGTCGACGATCACCTGATCCAGGTCTGTGCGACGGAGGTGACCGCCGACGCCGAGGCCGCGTTCGTCGAGGCGGTCGCGGAGGTGGCGGGATGA
- the gcvH gene encoding glycine cleavage system protein GcvH — protein sequence MSFQVPDDCRYLESHEWVRVDDGTARVGITDFAQDELGDVVFVELPDEGEELTAGEEFGVVESIKAVSDVYAPVSGTVAAINERLFDEPELLNEAPFADGWMLEVELADEGELDDLLSPDEYRDQIA from the coding sequence ATGAGCTTCCAAGTCCCCGACGACTGCCGGTACCTGGAGTCCCACGAGTGGGTCCGCGTCGACGACGGCACCGCTCGCGTCGGCATCACCGACTTCGCACAGGACGAACTCGGCGACGTGGTGTTCGTCGAACTGCCCGACGAGGGCGAGGAACTGACCGCCGGCGAGGAGTTCGGCGTCGTGGAGTCGATCAAGGCCGTCTCCGACGTGTACGCGCCCGTCTCCGGGACCGTGGCGGCGATCAACGAGCGACTGTTCGACGAGCCGGAGCTGCTCAACGAGGCACCGTTCGCCGACGGCTGGATGCTCGAAGTCGAACTGGCCGACGAGGGGGAACTCGACGACCTGCTGTCGCCCGACGAGTACCGCGACCAGATCGCGTAG
- the gcvT gene encoding glycine cleavage system aminomethyltransferase GcvT, whose translation MTLRSPPLARVHEEGGARFTDFGGWEMPVEFDSIREEHAAVRESVGKFDVSHMGQVTVDGPDAERLLQRLTTNDVTALAPGEAQYAAVTDEEGVMLDDTVVYRLPADSDDEFLFVPNAGHDEEMTDRWTTHRDEWGLDATVTNRTTEYAMVAVQGPDAPTLLADETDVDLDELDRFDVGSGPVAGVESLVARTGYTGERGFEILCPWGEAESVWAALDCQPCGLGARDTLRLEMGFLLSGQDFHPEDEPRTPHEAGIGWTVKLDTEFVGRDALERVDREGVDAKLVGLELVDRGVPRHGYEVRTRDGDTLGHVTSGTMSPTLGEPIALAYLPPAYADPGQSVRVVVRGEPKKARTRATPFLDR comes from the coding sequence ATGACGCTCCGCTCGCCCCCGCTCGCGCGGGTCCACGAGGAAGGCGGTGCTCGGTTCACCGACTTCGGCGGCTGGGAGATGCCCGTCGAGTTCGACTCCATCCGCGAGGAACACGCCGCCGTCCGGGAGTCGGTCGGCAAGTTCGACGTCTCGCACATGGGACAGGTGACCGTCGACGGCCCCGACGCCGAGCGGCTGCTGCAACGACTGACGACGAACGACGTGACGGCGCTCGCCCCCGGCGAGGCGCAGTACGCCGCCGTCACCGACGAGGAGGGCGTGATGCTCGACGACACGGTCGTCTACCGACTCCCGGCCGACAGCGACGACGAGTTCCTGTTCGTCCCCAACGCCGGCCACGACGAGGAGATGACCGACCGCTGGACGACCCACCGCGACGAGTGGGGACTGGACGCGACGGTGACGAACCGGACGACCGAGTACGCGATGGTCGCGGTCCAGGGACCCGACGCGCCGACCCTGCTCGCCGACGAGACGGACGTCGACCTCGACGAACTGGACCGGTTCGACGTCGGATCGGGACCGGTCGCGGGCGTCGAGTCGCTGGTCGCACGCACGGGCTACACGGGCGAGCGCGGGTTCGAGATCCTCTGTCCGTGGGGCGAGGCCGAGTCGGTCTGGGCGGCGCTGGACTGTCAGCCCTGCGGGCTGGGTGCCCGCGACACGCTCCGACTGGAGATGGGCTTTCTCCTCTCGGGGCAGGACTTCCACCCCGAGGACGAGCCCCGGACGCCCCACGAGGCCGGCATCGGCTGGACGGTGAAACTCGACACGGAGTTCGTCGGGCGGGACGCGCTGGAGCGGGTCGACCGCGAGGGCGTCGACGCGAAGCTCGTCGGACTGGAACTGGTCGACCGCGGGGTCCCGCGGCACGGCTACGAGGTCCGGACCCGGGACGGCGACACGCTGGGCCACGTCACCAGCGGGACGATGAGCCCGACGCTGGGCGAGCCGATCGCGCTGGCGTACCTCCCGCCGGCGTACGCCGACCCCGGCCAGTCGGTCCGGGTGGTCGTCCGCGGCGAACCGAAGAAGGCACGTACCAGGGCGACGCCATTCCTCGACAGATGA
- a CDS encoding NYN domain-containing protein, giving the protein MDLLSRFRGDGPSEERTRVGLFVDGPNMLRPEFDVDLDEVRTIAESYGPLAVTRLYLDENASPGLVQAGEARGFEVVTTSGDVDVKLAVDATEAVAADRVDALVVASRDTDFKPVLEVAGRRGVRTVALAPGEHGRSDALRNAAQDALSLDADVE; this is encoded by the coding sequence ATGGATCTCCTCTCGCGGTTCCGCGGCGACGGCCCGTCCGAGGAGCGGACGCGGGTCGGCCTCTTCGTCGACGGACCCAACATGTTGCGCCCGGAGTTCGACGTCGACCTCGACGAGGTGCGGACCATCGCCGAGTCCTACGGCCCGCTCGCGGTGACGCGGCTCTACCTCGACGAGAACGCCTCGCCGGGGCTCGTCCAGGCGGGCGAGGCCCGCGGCTTCGAGGTGGTGACCACCAGCGGCGACGTGGACGTGAAACTGGCCGTCGACGCGACCGAGGCCGTCGCCGCAGACCGGGTCGACGCGCTCGTGGTCGCCTCCCGGGACACCGACTTCAAGCCCGTGCTGGAGGTCGCGGGCCGGCGCGGCGTCCGGACCGTCGCGCTCGCGCCGGGCGAACACGGCCGCTCGGACGCGCTCCGGAACGCCGCACAGGACGCGCTCTCGCTGGACGCCGACGTCGAGTAA
- a CDS encoding TatD family hydrolase yields the protein MDIEETPVLDNHLHLDPVSGRNVEAAEEFAAKGGTHLLVLNKPSWKLVETATDEAIFRECFDLTVGAVEDATEVLPGRAWPVLGVHPALISRLVEDGYGPDAARDIMQTGLDVAAEYVVDGPALAIKSGRPHYDVDEEVWAASNEVMRHAFELAADGDFAVQLHTEGGEDFEQVAAWAEERGLDRERVVKHYSGGRLQGPTKSVLADKDELLTAVEEGDPFLMETDYIDDPDRPGAVLGPKTVPRRVRWLLEEGHAAAVRTAHVETPRAVYGIDTEATLSR from the coding sequence ATGGACATCGAGGAGACGCCGGTGCTGGACAACCACCTGCACCTGGACCCGGTGAGCGGCCGCAACGTCGAGGCCGCCGAGGAGTTCGCCGCGAAGGGCGGGACCCACCTGCTGGTCCTCAACAAGCCCTCGTGGAAACTCGTGGAGACCGCGACGGACGAGGCGATCTTCCGGGAGTGTTTCGACCTGACCGTCGGAGCCGTCGAGGACGCGACCGAAGTCCTCCCCGGGCGCGCGTGGCCCGTCCTGGGCGTCCACCCGGCGCTGATCTCGAGGCTGGTCGAGGACGGCTACGGGCCGGACGCGGCCCGCGACATCATGCAGACGGGCCTCGACGTGGCCGCCGAGTACGTCGTCGACGGGCCGGCGCTGGCGATCAAGTCGGGGCGGCCACACTACGACGTCGACGAGGAGGTCTGGGCGGCCTCGAACGAGGTGATGCGCCACGCCTTCGAGCTGGCCGCCGACGGCGACTTCGCCGTCCAGTTACACACCGAGGGCGGCGAGGACTTCGAGCAGGTCGCGGCGTGGGCAGAGGAGCGGGGGCTGGACCGAGAGCGGGTCGTGAAACACTACTCCGGCGGTCGGTTGCAGGGGCCGACGAAGTCGGTGCTGGCCGACAAGGACGAACTGCTGACGGCGGTCGAGGAGGGCGACCCCTTCCTGATGGAGACCGACTACATCGACGACCCGGACCGACCGGGAGCCGTGTTGGGGCCCAAGACGGTGCCGCGTCGGGTCCGCTGGCTGCTGGAGGAGGGACACGCGGCGGCCGTCAGGACGGCCCACGTCGAGACCCCGCGGGCGGTCTACGGCATCGATACCGAGGCGACGCTGTCGCGGTGA
- a CDS encoding phosphate uptake regulator PhoU: METRKVQVTGGSTYTVSLPKDWATDNDVSAGSVVEFHAEEDLLLLAPKREDDRVEGTLDVSGLENKHELTRGVMTMYVSGFDVIRLEATRITAEQRRIIRDATQGLVGLEVIEETSDRVVLQDLLDSSELSVHNAITRMRLVSLTMLSDAVEALIEDDDDLAQDVTQRDDDVDRLWYMVSRVFRTVLRNPTAANEIGFPRETVFDYQSSARQLERIADHATKIAGLSQEIGEITGETAELLRDLEAEATDIPEQAMDALLTDDSDEAVELANEARAGIPTVDETAREVDSQVRELDPQSAQILGRVVDSLSRTADYGGNIAESALQKAAPRP; encoded by the coding sequence ATGGAAACCCGCAAGGTGCAGGTGACCGGCGGTTCGACGTACACCGTCTCGCTCCCGAAAGACTGGGCCACCGACAACGACGTCAGCGCCGGCAGCGTCGTCGAGTTCCACGCCGAGGAGGACCTCCTCCTGCTCGCGCCCAAGCGCGAGGACGACCGGGTCGAGGGGACCCTCGACGTGTCGGGCCTGGAGAACAAGCACGAACTGACGCGGGGCGTGATGACGATGTACGTCAGCGGGTTCGACGTCATCCGGCTCGAGGCGACCCGGATCACCGCCGAGCAGCGACGCATCATCCGGGACGCCACACAGGGGCTCGTGGGGCTGGAGGTCATCGAGGAGACCTCCGACCGCGTCGTCCTGCAGGACCTGCTGGACTCCTCGGAGCTGTCGGTCCACAACGCCATCACGCGGATGCGGCTGGTGTCGCTGACGATGCTTTCCGACGCCGTCGAGGCGCTGATCGAGGACGACGACGACCTCGCACAGGACGTGACACAGCGCGACGACGACGTCGACCGCCTCTGGTACATGGTCTCGCGAGTGTTCCGGACGGTGCTGCGGAACCCCACGGCCGCCAACGAGATCGGGTTCCCGCGGGAGACGGTGTTCGACTACCAGTCAAGCGCCCGGCAGCTGGAGCGGATCGCCGATCACGCCACGAAGATCGCCGGCCTCTCTCAGGAGATCGGCGAGATCACCGGCGAGACGGCGGAGCTACTCCGCGACCTCGAAGCCGAGGCGACGGACATCCCCGAGCAGGCGATGGACGCCCTGCTGACCGACGATTCGGACGAGGCCGTCGAACTGGCCAACGAGGCCCGGGCCGGCATCCCGACCGTCGACGAGACGGCCCGAGAGGTTGACAGCCAGGTCCGCGAACTGGACCCACAGAGCGCACAGATCCTGGGCCGGGTCGTGGACTCGCTGTCCCGGACCGCAGACTACGGCGGCAACATCGCCGAGAGCGCGCTCCAGAAGGCCGCACCGCGGCCGTAG
- a CDS encoding 30S ribosomal protein S8e, which yields MKDQSRSPRKRTGGRRRPNHKKKKHELGRESTETQVGDQKLKVVDARGNTVKVRAVTTDVATVADGAETSEATIENVVENPSNPNYARRNIITKGAIVETSEGRARVTSRPGQSGQVNAVLVE from the coding sequence ATGAAAGATCAGTCGCGTTCCCCCCGCAAGCGGACCGGCGGCCGACGGCGGCCGAACCACAAGAAGAAGAAACACGAACTGGGCCGCGAGTCCACCGAGACACAGGTCGGCGACCAGAAGCTGAAGGTCGTCGACGCCCGCGGCAACACGGTGAAGGTCCGCGCGGTCACGACGGACGTGGCCACCGTCGCCGACGGTGCCGAGACCAGCGAGGCGACCATCGAGAACGTCGTCGAGAACCCCTCGAACCCCAACTACGCCCGCCGGAACATCATCACGAAGGGCGCGATCGTCGAGACGTCCGAGGGCCGGGCCCGCGTCACCTCCCGCCCCGGTCAGAGCGGACAGGTCAACGCCGTCCTCGTCGAGTAG
- a CDS encoding DUF2309 domain-containing protein, with amino-acid sequence MSTESTIHDSIDKAATTVGSVWPIHSFVTANPLSGFEDLEFGEAVTQAADLLGGRGYPRPETFRAALDAGQIDPEVLDAELTERGYEADPEALLERMDTGVDADAPDTDEERVDHVLTKWLSAFLDEGRAHWPMPNRAEGFYAAFREVAEHDGEIPDEGIAADLPETPEAAIEAVLEPYPESQWVPIFEEQLAALPGWSGFVKQRADDEGAWQSAYPITLAGYLAARLSLLDAFGVDIEPATGPDSTEADAADELAEAFLSAWEASYRGEVVESVAAESRALAEREPSGRPDAQLVFCIDTRSEIIRRHVEATGDYETHGYAGFFGIPMEYQGYDAEVSVDACPPILDPQHRITEMPDDDERQARRDRWSRLREAASEAVETLKTNPGTAFGFVENAGSGYGLALAARTLLPGRVSDLLDTADETVPDDHEFCDQLVHHQHTYAGDLPVGLTHEEKVEYAATAFELMGWEEFGRLVVFTGHASETANNPYDSSLDCGACAGNPGGPNARVLATICNDDEVRTALRDRGFDLPADTVFVAGEHNTTTDEIELYDGDVPESHADDLDQLRADLATARENAAAERAESMGADGSTAVAETERRAADWAETRPEWGLAGNAGFVVGPRELTSDLDLDGRAFLHSYDWSTDADGDALEAILTGPMVVTQWINAQYYFSTVDNAVYGSGSKVTHNPVGNVGVYQGNGGDLMTGLPLQSLMAAADEPYHQPLRLSTVVHAPVERVRDVLADHEAVTQLLDNGWLSLTVVDPTQDHRAFHYEGDAEWEPMVEQPEPRAARATAPAAADD; translated from the coding sequence ATGAGTACTGAGTCCACCATCCACGACAGCATCGACAAGGCAGCGACCACCGTCGGATCGGTGTGGCCGATCCACTCGTTCGTGACGGCCAACCCCCTCTCCGGGTTCGAGGACCTGGAGTTCGGCGAGGCGGTCACGCAGGCGGCCGATCTGCTCGGCGGTCGGGGGTACCCGCGCCCGGAGACGTTCCGGGCGGCCCTCGACGCCGGACAGATCGACCCCGAGGTCCTCGACGCGGAACTCACCGAGCGCGGCTACGAGGCCGACCCCGAGGCGCTGCTCGAACGGATGGACACCGGCGTCGACGCGGACGCTCCCGACACCGACGAAGAGCGCGTCGACCACGTCCTGACCAAGTGGCTGTCGGCTTTCCTCGACGAGGGCCGTGCCCACTGGCCGATGCCGAACCGGGCGGAGGGCTTCTACGCCGCCTTCCGCGAGGTGGCCGAACACGACGGCGAGATCCCCGACGAGGGGATCGCCGCCGACCTGCCCGAGACGCCCGAAGCGGCCATCGAGGCCGTGCTGGAGCCGTACCCCGAGAGCCAGTGGGTGCCGATCTTCGAGGAGCAACTGGCCGCGCTCCCCGGCTGGAGCGGGTTCGTCAAACAGCGCGCCGACGACGAGGGCGCGTGGCAGTCGGCGTACCCGATCACGCTCGCGGGCTATCTCGCGGCCCGCCTCTCGCTGCTTGACGCGTTCGGCGTCGACATCGAGCCCGCGACCGGTCCCGACAGCACCGAGGCCGACGCGGCCGACGAACTCGCCGAGGCGTTCCTGAGCGCGTGGGAGGCGAGCTACCGCGGCGAGGTCGTCGAGTCCGTCGCGGCCGAGAGCCGGGCGCTCGCCGAGCGCGAACCGTCGGGTCGCCCGGACGCACAGCTGGTCTTCTGTATCGACACCCGCTCGGAGATCATCCGCCGCCACGTCGAAGCCACGGGCGACTACGAGACACACGGCTACGCCGGGTTCTTCGGCATCCCGATGGAGTACCAGGGGTACGACGCCGAGGTCTCGGTCGACGCCTGCCCGCCGATCCTCGACCCACAGCACCGGATCACCGAGATGCCCGACGACGACGAGCGCCAGGCGCGCCGCGACCGCTGGTCGCGCCTCCGCGAGGCCGCGAGCGAGGCCGTCGAGACGCTGAAGACCAACCCCGGAACCGCCTTCGGCTTCGTCGAGAACGCCGGCAGCGGGTACGGGCTGGCGCTCGCGGCCCGCACGCTCCTGCCCGGCCGCGTCTCCGATCTCCTCGACACCGCCGACGAGACGGTCCCCGACGACCACGAGTTCTGCGACCAGCTCGTCCACCACCAGCACACGTACGCCGGGGACCTACCCGTCGGCCTGACCCACGAGGAGAAAGTCGAGTACGCGGCGACCGCCTTCGAGCTGATGGGCTGGGAGGAGTTCGGTCGGCTCGTCGTCTTCACCGGACACGCGAGCGAGACGGCCAACAACCCCTACGACTCGAGTCTCGACTGTGGGGCCTGTGCCGGCAACCCCGGCGGTCCGAACGCCCGCGTGCTCGCGACGATCTGCAACGACGACGAGGTCAGGACGGCGCTGCGCGACCGCGGGTTCGACCTCCCCGCCGACACCGTCTTCGTCGCCGGCGAGCACAACACGACGACCGACGAGATCGAGCTGTACGACGGCGACGTCCCGGAGAGCCACGCGGACGACCTCGACCAACTGCGGGCCGACCTCGCCACTGCCCGCGAGAACGCGGCCGCCGAGCGCGCCGAGTCGATGGGCGCGGACGGCTCGACGGCCGTCGCCGAGACGGAGCGCCGTGCCGCCGACTGGGCCGAGACCCGTCCCGAGTGGGGCCTGGCCGGCAACGCCGGCTTCGTCGTCGGCCCCCGCGAGCTGACCAGCGATCTCGACCTCGACGGGCGGGCCTTCCTCCACTCCTACGACTGGTCGACCGACGCGGACGGGGACGCGCTCGAGGCGATCCTCACCGGGCCGATGGTCGTCACCCAGTGGATCAACGCCCAGTACTACTTCTCGACCGTCGACAACGCGGTGTACGGGAGCGGGTCGAAGGTGACTCACAACCCCGTCGGGAACGTCGGCGTCTACCAGGGCAACGGCGGCGACCTGATGACCGGCCTCCCGCTCCAGTCGCTGATGGCGGCCGCCGACGAGCCGTACCACCAGCCGCTCCGCCTCTCGACGGTCGTCCACGCGCCGGTCGAGCGCGTCCGGGACGTCCTGGCGGACCACGAGGCGGTGACGCAGCTGCTGGACAACGGCTGGCTCTCGCTGACGGTCGTCGACCCGACGCAGGACCACCGCGCTTTCCACTACGAGGGCGACGCCGAGTGGGAGCCGATGGTCGAACAGCCCGAGCCGCGGGCGGCGCGGGCGACCGCCCCGGCCGCCGCGGACGACTGA